The region GGCCATAACTGGGTAGATGATAAGTTTTCACTTGAAACCTGGCCGATGCTAAAACCCAAACAATTAACCTCTTATTTTGAAGAAATGAAGCGTCCGGAGAATGGATTTTTCTTGGCGGGAACAACTTATGCAAATGGTTGGGGCGGTTTTATCGATGGCGCCATTGAAAGCGGCATCACTACGGCTAGGAAAGTCCACGATTACCTACAAGATTAATTAATTTCATTGGTTATTTTGTATAACCGCATCTTTATAGTCTCAAAAACACAAAGAGGTGTATAAAATGGAAAAAGAAAATCGATTTGATTTAGATCAAAAGATAGTCGTCCGTAATACCAAATACAAGGATATAGACGGAATCATTGCATTGTCCCAAGCTGTTTTTGAACCATCCATTGCTTTTCAAAAAGAACAAATAGAAAGTCAATTGGAGATTTTCCCAGAAGGACAATATTGCGTTGAATATAACGGGAAAATTGTGGGTTCTTGTTCCAGTTTAATTGTTAACTATACGGACTATGGAAACAATCATTCATTTGAGGAAATATCCGATCATAACTTTATTCGAAATCACAATCCTGAAGGTCAGAATCTATATGGTATAGATGTTTCTGTTCATCCAGATTACCGTCAATTGAAAATCGGACGGCGTTTATATTCTATACGGAGAAACATATGCAGAGACTTCAATTTAAAAAGCATTATGTTCGGTGGACGAATTCCATCTTACAATAAATACGCCGATAAAATGGGTGTTCACGAATATGTTGAAAAAGTATCAAAAGGCATTATTTATGATCCTGTACTTACCTTCCAGTTAAGAAATGGTTTTAACATTAAACAGATCATGGAAAACTACATCCCTGAAGACAAAGAATCGTTAGGATACGGAGTCTTAATGGAATGGATAAATGAACAATATAATCCGGCTAATTGATTTTAGATTTTTATACAAACGCTTTAAGTATAAAGGGAGGGATGCTTAAATGGCGAATCAACATCAAAGTTTAGAATTAAAAAGAACACTGAAACTAAGACATATTCTAATCCTTGGGCTTGCTTACATGTCACCTTGGGCTGTCTTTGATACATTTGGTATTATTTCTGAATTAACAAATGGTCACGTCCCGGCATCCTATGTTTTGGTAATCATTGCTGTACTTTTTACTGTTTTTAGCTACAGTAAAATGGCAAGAATTTACCCTTCTGCAGGTTCAGCCTATACGTACACACGAAAAACAATGAATACGAGTCTTGGATTTTTAGTGGGATGGGTCATCTTGCTTGATTATCTCTTTCTTCCTATGATAAACGCAGCATTTATAGAAATATATCTCTCCGCCGTGTTTCCGTCCGTTCCTTCATGGATCTGGATAATCGGTATGATTGCTTTTATAACTGTCCTGAACATTGCCGGTGTAAAAGTTGCGGTTTCAGCAAACTCACTATTAGTAATCTTTCAGGTACTTATTACAATATTCTTCGTCGCTTTAACCGTTCACTCCATAGTCTCGGGAAATAATGGGTTCTTTTCCTTTCAACCATTCTATTCTGATTCAATGAGTTTTTCCAATGTTTTTGCGGGGGCTTCCATTCTAATGCTATCATTTCTTGGTTTTGATGCAGTAACTACTTTATCCGATGAAGCAATTCACCCGAAAAGAGATATTCCAAAGGCTATATTTTTGGTTGCATTTCTTGGAGGTGCTTTCTTCTTAACAGTATCGTATTTTATGCAAAGTTTATTTCCGAAGCTTGCTTCTTTACAGCAAATATCACCAGACTTGGAAAGCGCCTCCTCTAATATCGCCCTTTTTATTGGCGGTCATATTTTTAGTGCTGTTTTCCTTGCAGGAGCGTTAACAGCATGTTTGGCGTCCGGATTAGCAGGACAAACCAGTGCAACCAGATTATTATATGCTATGGGGAGGGATAGGATTCTTTTTAAAAAAGTTTTTGCCTATCTACATCCGCGTTTTAAAACACCGGTGTTTAATATCCTGATAACTGCAATATTAGCTTCTTCGGCGTTATTTTTAAATTTATACGCGGCTACATCCCTGATTAACTTTGGAGCGTTTGTTGCATTTGCATTCGTAAACCTGTCTGTAATTATATTTTATTTCAAGAACCGTAACCATAAAAAGTTATCTCTCATCGGTTATGTGATCATTCCTTTTCTTGGATTCCTATTTAACGTCTATTTATGGTACAATTTGGATCCAGCTGCCATGCTTTTGGGAATATCATGGATGGCTGTAGGTGTAATTTACCTATTATATATAACCAAATTTTTTACAAAGGCTCCTCCGAAAATGGATTTTGATGAATCTGATGTAGGTTAATATTACAATTTTTCCTTCGTATTTATACCAAAAAAGCAGTATACTTTTTCGTGTACCGCCTTTTTGGTTATTTGTTTCAGACATTACGGTCCCATTTAATAAGACCATATCTTCAAGTTTCCCCGGCATATGCAAATACACCGGAAGATAAGTGCAGCTATTTTTCTATTGCATTACGCCCTTGGCCGAGCTAGGGTCATGCAATGAATGTTCCCGCCACTTAAAGACCATTCTTTTGTTGGGAGGCCTATTACCTTTCTATCTGGCATAATTTCCTGTAATCTATTTATTGCCTCTTGATCACGTGGATCGTTATATAACGGAACCAAAAAAGCGCCATTTACAAAAATACCGTTAATATAGGTTACCGCTAATGGTTGGTTGGATTCACGAGGTGCCGCATCGCCAACAACATCAAATCCTTTGTTTTCTTCCTCTGTTATATAAATAATTTCAGGTATATGGATTTTATGAATCTCAAACTTTCTTCCCTTTGCGTCTGTCTCTCTACTTAAAATATCATACGCTTCTTTAAACACTGGATACTGTGGATGATTGACATCGTCAACCCATGAAAGCGCAATAACCCCTGGTCTTACAAAAAAGCAAATGTCATCTACATGACCATCTGTTTCATCATACAGCATACCTTGTTTTAGCCAGATTACCTTGTCCAAACCAAGGTATTCTTTACAATTTCTTTCTACTTCCTCTTTTGACATACTGCCATTTCTATTCGGATTTAGGTTACATTGTTCTGTCAAAATAATAGTACCTTCTCCATCTACTTGTGTGGATCCACCTTCAAGAATAAAGTGTCTAGCATCATAAGAATCTATATTTTCAAGTTCAAATAGTTTTTGAGAAAATTGTTTATCTAAATCCCATGGGAAATATAATCCTTCGTCTAAACCTCCATACGCATTAAAGCCAAATTGAACTCCTCTCACTTGACCTTGATCATTGATAACGTAAAAGGCCCCCTTGTCCTGAGCCCATGCTTCATTTGTTGACATTTCAACCACACGAACTTTTTCACTCAATCTTGCTCTTGCGTTTTCATATTGTACCGCAGAACATATAACTGTTATTTCCTCATACTCAGCAATAGTATTTGCAACGGTAACACATACTTCCTGAGCAGGTTTACCTCCATTTCTGAAAGCAAAACCTTTTTCTGGCCAAATAATAATGGATTCTTTATGTGGTTCAAATTCTCCTGGAATTCTAAAGCCATCTTTTTTTGGTGTAGTATTTTTAATTACGCTTGCCATGTTATATTCCTCCTGTTTTCAAAACTTTTTAGTAAGTTACTTGTAATCAATTTATATTTATAGAGTAGAACTATGATATTTCTGGATATTCGCATAAGATAAACCCATTAAAACCCTTTTGAGGAGACACTTTCTTCCCTTAGTGTGCTTGACTATCATCAAGTTCAGGTGGCTTCTTCCTGAAAAAATTGGTTAAATACAAGATATACAAAAACCCGATCCCTGTCCAAATAAGTCCCAGTATCATGGCTGCTATTTCAAGGCTGTACCACAAATACATATTAAATCCCAAGCCCAGAAAAGGTACGATAACGTAACCCAGTATCGCCTTGGTAGACCGACTTTTCACGCGTTTAAAGAAATAAACGATTACTGACAAATTAACAAATGTAAAGGCTGCGAATGCTCCAAAATTGATCAATGAAGCCGCCTCCATAAGATTCAAAAATATTGCTGATAAAGCGAGTATCCCAACAAATAGAATATTAAACACAGGTATTCCGGTACGCGGGTGAATATAACCAAAAATTTTCTTGGGCAATACACCGTCACGCCCCATTCCATATAATAGTCTGGAAGCACTCATTTGCTGGGTTATACCACATGCAAGAACGGCCACAACATATCCCGAAATAAATATCGAATGAAAAAGGTTACCACCAATATACTTAGCAATTTCCGGTGAGGCACCTTCAATATCCTTTAAAACGCCAACATCCGGAAATAACGATTGCATAAAGTAAGTTATTGTTACGAAGAAAGCCCCAGCACCCAA is a window of Lentibacillus daqui DNA encoding:
- a CDS encoding GNAT family N-acetyltransferase — encoded protein: MEKENRFDLDQKIVVRNTKYKDIDGIIALSQAVFEPSIAFQKEQIESQLEIFPEGQYCVEYNGKIVGSCSSLIVNYTDYGNNHSFEEISDHNFIRNHNPEGQNLYGIDVSVHPDYRQLKIGRRLYSIRRNICRDFNLKSIMFGGRIPSYNKYADKMGVHEYVEKVSKGIIYDPVLTFQLRNGFNIKQIMENYIPEDKESLGYGVLMEWINEQYNPAN
- a CDS encoding APC family permease yields the protein MANQHQSLELKRTLKLRHILILGLAYMSPWAVFDTFGIISELTNGHVPASYVLVIIAVLFTVFSYSKMARIYPSAGSAYTYTRKTMNTSLGFLVGWVILLDYLFLPMINAAFIEIYLSAVFPSVPSWIWIIGMIAFITVLNIAGVKVAVSANSLLVIFQVLITIFFVALTVHSIVSGNNGFFSFQPFYSDSMSFSNVFAGASILMLSFLGFDAVTTLSDEAIHPKRDIPKAIFLVAFLGGAFFLTVSYFMQSLFPKLASLQQISPDLESASSNIALFIGGHIFSAVFLAGALTACLASGLAGQTSATRLLYAMGRDRILFKKVFAYLHPRFKTPVFNILITAILASSALFLNLYAATSLINFGAFVAFAFVNLSVIIFYFKNRNHKKLSLIGYVIIPFLGFLFNVYLWYNLDPAAMLLGISWMAVGVIYLLYITKFFTKAPPKMDFDESDVG
- the aguA gene encoding agmatine deiminase, with the protein product MASVIKNTTPKKDGFRIPGEFEPHKESIIIWPEKGFAFRNGGKPAQEVCVTVANTIAEYEEITVICSAVQYENARARLSEKVRVVEMSTNEAWAQDKGAFYVINDQGQVRGVQFGFNAYGGLDEGLYFPWDLDKQFSQKLFELENIDSYDARHFILEGGSTQVDGEGTIILTEQCNLNPNRNGSMSKEEVERNCKEYLGLDKVIWLKQGMLYDETDGHVDDICFFVRPGVIALSWVDDVNHPQYPVFKEAYDILSRETDAKGRKFEIHKIHIPEIIYITEEENKGFDVVGDAAPRESNQPLAVTYINGIFVNGAFLVPLYNDPRDQEAINRLQEIMPDRKVIGLPTKEWSLSGGNIHCMTLARPRA